A stretch of the Pseudomonadota bacterium genome encodes the following:
- the pilQ gene encoding type IV pilus secretin PilQ translates to MIKKTLILLFMVFAIPLLCFSQTQGKKVQKMSFDFVDADVRNVLRGLADVMGKNIIIGDDVKELKDKTITMKLDNVSMEEALDVIIKSKDLSKFEEGDLIRVITIKKFDDEKKRDVENKAAFQREILEKLKQGEEFVTETFFVNYTKADNVAKVIKGDTTAGATPGGKKGLLSEYGVVTVVEWTNAIIVKDTRDNIATIKKIIGEHDFPPAQIQIHARIVIADSEFARDLGIKWNAVMAGSSNFLNRDMTVAPGVSALPASQAGALQLLVGNAAASFFLDATIAAAEKDNVAKTIASPKVVTSDNMVAKISKGDEIPYQIIAMAGATPSIDFKKAELSLEVTPHVTKDGRIKMKIIATKDEPYTYLIPGGTSQIAMRRKGATTDVIIKDGETVVIGGIYETTNTDNETGIPLLMKIPILGWLFKQEYKQDKKSELLIFVTPTVLKTIYKDEG, encoded by the coding sequence ATGATTAAAAAAACATTGATTCTATTGTTTATGGTCTTTGCAATCCCGCTTCTGTGTTTCAGCCAAACCCAGGGGAAGAAGGTCCAGAAGATGTCTTTTGATTTTGTTGATGCGGATGTTCGGAATGTCCTCAGGGGGTTGGCCGATGTAATGGGGAAAAATATCATAATAGGAGATGATGTTAAAGAACTGAAAGACAAGACAATAACTATGAAGCTTGATAATGTCTCTATGGAAGAGGCTCTGGATGTTATTATTAAAAGCAAGGACCTGTCAAAATTTGAAGAAGGGGACCTCATCAGGGTAATTACTATTAAGAAGTTTGATGATGAAAAAAAACGTGATGTCGAAAATAAGGCAGCCTTTCAGAGGGAAATACTTGAAAAACTGAAACAGGGCGAGGAGTTTGTTACAGAGACATTCTTCGTGAATTATACAAAAGCGGATAATGTCGCTAAAGTAATAAAAGGCGATACCACTGCTGGCGCAACCCCTGGGGGGAAAAAGGGCTTGCTGTCTGAATACGGTGTGGTTACAGTGGTTGAATGGACCAATGCTATAATAGTTAAAGATACAAGGGATAATATTGCAACGATTAAGAAGATTATCGGTGAACACGATTTCCCTCCTGCTCAGATTCAGATTCATGCAAGGATCGTTATAGCTGACTCTGAGTTTGCAAGAGACCTTGGCATCAAATGGAATGCTGTCATGGCAGGGTCAAGTAACTTTTTAAACAGGGACATGACCGTAGCGCCAGGCGTCTCCGCACTTCCCGCTTCTCAAGCCGGCGCACTTCAGCTCCTTGTAGGAAATGCTGCGGCAAGTTTCTTCCTTGATGCGACCATCGCAGCAGCAGAAAAGGATAATGTTGCAAAAACAATAGCCAGTCCGAAGGTAGTAACATCTGACAATATGGTAGCAAAAATATCAAAAGGTGATGAAATACCATATCAGATTATTGCAATGGCTGGTGCTACACCAAGTATTGATTTTAAAAAGGCCGAATTAAGTCTTGAGGTCACTCCCCATGTAACGAAAGATGGAAGAATAAAGATGAAAATCATTGCAACTAAAGACGAACCCTATACCTATCTTATACCAGGCGGGACAAGCCAGATAGCAATGAGAAGAAAAGGGGCAACTACAGATGTTATTATCAAAGACGGGGAGACGGTTGTTATAGGGGGCATCTATGAGACAACAAACACAGACAATGAGACCGGTATACCCCTGCTCATGAAGATACCCATACTGGGCTGGCTCTTTAAACAAGAGTACAAACAGGATAAAAAAAGTGAACTTCTTATATTTGTAACACCCACAGTTCTAAAAACTATTTATAAAGATGAGGGATAG
- the pilO gene encoding type 4a pilus biogenesis protein PilO yields MMKLSLDPTEIKNKIIKIPMTYKLIFCLFFNGLIFAALFYYFVMPQLETKRLLNEEHAKLKQELVNMVAIKNNMEKFRKEYAQLQELLQQMLKQLPETKDIPNLLRNVSTVGTETRLKITGFEPKAVQNKEFYAELPFVIKYSGPFHHIGYFFDGIRKLERIINVTSFSLAPDSKIVPGKLNLTGECTAKTYVYLKQQPKQDKKEGKKEEKKDGKSEAPKK; encoded by the coding sequence ATGATGAAATTATCGCTTGACCCGACAGAGATAAAAAATAAAATTATCAAGATTCCAATGACTTACAAGCTTATCTTTTGCTTGTTTTTTAATGGTTTAATCTTTGCTGCACTTTTCTATTATTTTGTTATGCCTCAGCTTGAAACGAAAAGACTATTGAATGAAGAGCATGCAAAGCTGAAACAGGAACTCGTTAATATGGTGGCAATAAAAAACAATATGGAAAAATTTCGTAAGGAATATGCTCAATTGCAGGAACTTTTGCAACAGATGTTGAAACAGTTGCCTGAGACAAAAGATATCCCCAACCTGCTGAGAAATGTATCAACCGTTGGCACGGAAACACGGTTAAAAATCACCGGTTTTGAACCTAAGGCAGTGCAAAATAAGGAATTTTATGCGGAATTGCCTTTTGTGATTAAATATAGCGGTCCCTTTCACCATATAGGGTATTTCTTTGATGGTATCAGAAAATTGGAGAGAATTATAAATGTGACAAGTTTTTCTCTTGCTCCGGACTCAAAAATCGTACCGGGAAAACTGAACCTTACCGGGGAATGCACAGCAAAAACATATGTATACTTAAAACAGCAACCAAAACAGGATAAAAAAGAAGGCAAAAAAGAAGAAAAGAAGGATGGCAAAAGTGAAGCGCCTAAGAAGTAA
- a CDS encoding PilN domain-containing protein → MIRINLLPAKAKKDLFKYDLFMFFSVMAIALLAFGGFYYYNMNEIAKRKTMIENTKKEIQNLQHIYKEYLAMEQEKKEIQRRIKAIDSIKEGRGLAARTLYDFSGIIKDNVWIKNFKKTEDKFELEGRSLENESISMFVEALSKVPYIRNVELKEVKDVKEQNVDVKMFVVSGDISL, encoded by the coding sequence ATGATAAGGATAAACTTACTACCCGCAAAGGCAAAAAAAGATTTATTCAAGTATGATTTATTTATGTTTTTTTCTGTTATGGCAATAGCACTTCTGGCTTTTGGAGGGTTCTATTACTACAACATGAATGAAATAGCAAAACGCAAAACCATGATAGAAAATACAAAAAAGGAGATTCAGAATTTACAGCATATTTATAAAGAATACCTCGCCATGGAGCAGGAGAAAAAGGAGATTCAACGAAGAATCAAGGCGATAGACAGCATTAAAGAGGGTAGGGGGCTTGCAGCCAGAACCCTTTATGACTTTTCAGGCATTATTAAGGATAATGTCTGGATTAAAAACTTTAAGAAAACAGAAGATAAATTTGAGTTAGAAGGACGCTCTCTGGAAAACGAATCAATTTCAATGTTTGTTGAGGCGCTGTCTAAAGTTCCGTACATCAGAAATGTCGAATTAAAAGAGGTGAAAGATGTTAAGGAACAAAATGTTGATGTAAAAATGTTTGTAGTTTCCGGTGATATATCCTTATGA
- a CDS encoding pilus assembly protein PilP, with amino-acid sequence MAKVKRLRSKWGQGSEVRSQKVISDLPFHNAGLAYIVCILAAFLLITVCQGVAFAQAKPEQKKPEAKKAEPAPPKFNVGDFTYTSSNRRDPFEPIFLTNPKQPGQANALRKGYELEELKLVGIMKTGNKNLAMMEDMQGRGMLFKKNDYLNKNLWIVDILTEKVEFGYKIKGEIKTFTIDIPRKKEGM; translated from the coding sequence ATGGCAAAAGTGAAGCGCCTAAGAAGTAAATGGGGTCAGGGGTCAGAAGTCAGAAGTCAGAAGGTAATTTCAGACCTGCCTTTCCATAATGCAGGGCTTGCTTATATTGTATGCATTTTAGCGGCATTTTTATTGATTACTGTATGTCAGGGTGTTGCCTTTGCACAGGCAAAGCCGGAACAGAAAAAGCCTGAAGCGAAAAAGGCCGAGCCCGCACCGCCGAAATTTAACGTAGGTGATTTTACTTATACCTCTTCTAACAGGAGAGACCCTTTTGAACCGATATTTCTGACAAATCCAAAGCAGCCGGGCCAGGCTAATGCTTTAAGGAAAGGTTATGAACTGGAGGAGCTAAAGCTTGTAGGGATTATGAAGACCGGTAATAAGAATCTTGCCATGATGGAGGATATGCAGGGTAGGGGTATGCTTTTTAAAAAGAACGATTATCTGAACAAGAATCTTTGGATTGTTGATATTCTTACAGAAAAGGTTGAGTTTGGCTATAAAATAAAAGGGGAGATCAAGACGTTTACCATAGATATCCCAAGAAAAAAGGAAGGGATGTGA